The Deltaproteobacteria bacterium genome includes a region encoding these proteins:
- a CDS encoding endonuclease III domain-containing protein — protein MSKPSRVSRRDRIRACLEEMYDRLLCAFGPQHWWPGETAFEIMVGAVLTQNTAWSNVEKAIANLKAEELLEPECLGRASKEELARLIKPAGYFNVKAERLKNLITLIMAHGGGDPPRLLEKPLEHLRPDLLEVKGIGPETADSILLYAAGYPVFVIDAYTRRILDRHGLAEGSETYEQLQGLFMNHLPHDPALYNEYHALLVHLGKHFCKPKPLCEDCPLDGWEA, from the coding sequence ATGAGCAAGCCTAGCCGGGTATCCAGGCGGGACAGGATTCGGGCCTGCCTCGAAGAGATGTATGACCGGCTCCTTTGTGCCTTTGGACCTCAACACTGGTGGCCCGGGGAAACGGCCTTTGAGATAATGGTCGGGGCCGTGCTCACCCAGAACACCGCCTGGTCCAACGTGGAAAAGGCCATCGCCAATCTCAAGGCCGAGGAACTTCTTGAGCCCGAATGTTTGGGGCGCGCCTCCAAAGAAGAACTGGCCCGGTTGATCAAACCGGCCGGTTATTTCAATGTTAAAGCAGAGCGGCTGAAGAACCTGATTACTCTGATCATGGCGCATGGAGGCGGCGACCCACCCCGCCTGCTTGAAAAACCGCTTGAGCATCTCCGCCCGGATCTTCTTGAGGTCAAAGGCATCGGACCGGAAACCGCTGACTCGATTCTCCTTTATGCCGCTGGATATCCGGTTTTTGTTATTGACGCTTACACGAGGCGAATCCTTGACCGTCACGGATTGGCCGAGGGAAGTGAGACCTACGAGCAGCTTCAGGGCCTTTTTATGAACCATCTTCCGCATGATCCGGCGTTATACAACGAGTACCATGCCTTGCTGGTTCACCTTGGCAAGCACTTCTGTAAGCCGAAGCCTCTTTGTGAAGACTGTCCTCTGGATGGGTGGGAGGCCTAG
- a CDS encoding protein kinase, with protein sequence MPITTTCQHCGAFFNDISSGLVGKTVKCPKCGSSFRVEAQSLEREGPVETVCPHCQARYGNLKPEHLGKTAKCDKCGQRFRIEPVPRSEQDKVKPETSLTLALNADDIPDLEEGLEEELPGEASPDDESEARPGPAWAVGDVIMDLYKVTGFLGEGGMGKVFRVHHRGWNLNLAVKVPKTEVIRAAGGVDNFEREAETWVNLGLHPHIVSCYYVRRIHKLPLIFAEYVNGGSLQSWLKPEDDHTPRLYQGDPEQVLERILDIAIQFAWGLDYAHKQGLIHQDVKPANVMMTQTGIAKVTDFGLAIPRSQAEEMEESSGEPNGAAEGLVIGTPAYFAPEQSTGGLLTRKIDLWSWAVSMVEIFKGGRSWQSGTVVPEVLEEYVKSGPDQTYIPRMPDPLANLLRSCLIHNPDNRPPSMRAVAHRLVEIYEKVTRETYTRPEPKAGGSVADNLNNMAISLMDLGRKEEAERLWEESLKSQPHHPESTYSHGLVLWRSARMTDETLAKQMEEVLRSHPEDWINHYLLGLVHLESDDCSEALKIFESIPESDARLKELKPAMEYAQACLPGSRKLLRTFEGHTANVNSVYLSRDGLSALSGSDDRTLRLWEVETGRCVRTFEGSEGAVNAVCFSRDRHYALSGSGDYTRSDFSVRLWEVSSGLCLRIFEGHEASVNAVCLDGSGRLAFSGGDEGIVKLWEVETGRLIRNLQGHRRSVTSIDLINDRRHVLSGSGDKTIRLWESDTGRCLRTFEGHEGPVTSIALSDDGKYVLSGSADNTLKLWETASARLVRTFTGHSDEVTSVSMTPEGRHAVSGGFDNTVRLWELDTGRCWRTFLGHKSWVLSISVSRNGEYALSGDVSGAINYWRTSCSARPEPSPLILSKILTSEAVLTAEINYENHLDRAQKYLEQEDLPRAAAEIREARAQKGYARRAEAMKAWTDLYARLPHQALAGGWEEASLEGHESWIRSVVTSQNGKLALSGGADGALKLWDLFSKRCQRTFEGHKGGVLAVCLSRDNAHAFSGGADQTLKLWDTGTASCLLTLEGHEASVNAVCLSQDGLLGLSGSEDRTVKVWDLATGRCLRTLEGHRCAINSIRFGLDDQYVLSGSGDHTLEENVLKLWDLAAGRCLCTLEGHEGVVYAVALNHDYRYAFSGSGDTTLKMWDITAGECIRTFKGHTQAVNTICLSQDERYILSGSSDNTLKIWEVTTGRCLRTFEGHTASVSSASLSHDGRYIVSGGEDNILKIWLLDWELEGRELSVWDEGALSYLETFLTMHIPYAAELPREGEVSDEEVTRRLTRQGTTAWSDDDFQGLLDILGWAGYGWLRPEGIKISLQYLARRWQGAPELEIKEEQPEAPLRKKSPQRARPGLTKRLLTGIKGPFAR encoded by the coding sequence TTGCCGATCACGACCACCTGCCAACACTGCGGCGCCTTTTTTAATGATATTTCATCTGGTCTGGTTGGCAAAACGGTGAAGTGTCCGAAATGCGGCTCTTCTTTTCGCGTCGAAGCTCAATCCCTGGAGAGGGAAGGGCCCGTCGAAACGGTCTGCCCCCACTGCCAGGCGAGATATGGCAACCTCAAACCGGAACATCTCGGAAAAACAGCCAAATGTGATAAATGCGGTCAAAGATTCCGTATCGAGCCTGTCCCTCGATCCGAACAGGATAAAGTAAAGCCAGAGACTAGCTTAACCCTGGCTCTCAACGCGGATGATATCCCTGACCTCGAAGAAGGTCTTGAGGAGGAGCTGCCCGGAGAGGCCTCCCCTGATGATGAGAGCGAGGCAAGGCCGGGTCCGGCATGGGCCGTCGGGGACGTCATCATGGACCTCTATAAGGTGACCGGTTTTTTGGGGGAAGGCGGTATGGGCAAGGTGTTCAGGGTCCATCACCGCGGCTGGAACCTGAACCTGGCGGTGAAAGTGCCCAAGACCGAGGTCATTCGTGCGGCCGGCGGCGTGGATAATTTCGAGCGTGAGGCTGAAACCTGGGTTAACCTAGGTCTGCACCCTCATATTGTGAGTTGCTATTATGTCCGCCGCATTCATAAACTCCCGCTGATTTTTGCCGAATATGTAAACGGCGGAAGCCTTCAATCCTGGCTCAAGCCTGAAGACGATCACACGCCCCGGCTCTATCAGGGAGATCCGGAGCAGGTACTGGAACGTATCCTGGATATAGCCATTCAGTTCGCCTGGGGCCTGGATTATGCCCACAAACAGGGGTTGATCCACCAGGACGTTAAGCCGGCCAATGTCATGATGACACAGACTGGCATCGCCAAGGTGACCGACTTCGGCCTGGCTATACCCAGGAGCCAGGCCGAGGAGATGGAAGAATCATCGGGTGAGCCGAACGGTGCGGCCGAAGGCCTGGTCATCGGAACCCCGGCCTACTTCGCGCCCGAGCAATCCACAGGCGGCCTCCTGACTCGAAAGATTGACCTGTGGAGCTGGGCGGTATCAATGGTGGAAATCTTTAAAGGGGGAAGGTCCTGGCAATCCGGCACGGTCGTCCCGGAGGTCTTGGAAGAGTATGTCAAGTCAGGGCCGGATCAGACCTATATCCCGAGGATGCCCGATCCCCTGGCCAATCTGCTCCGCTCCTGCTTAATACATAACCCTGACAACCGTCCTCCGAGCATGCGGGCAGTCGCTCACAGGCTCGTGGAGATCTATGAAAAGGTTACCCGGGAAACCTATACCCGCCCGGAACCAAAAGCAGGCGGGTCGGTCGCGGACAACCTGAACAATATGGCCATCTCGTTAATGGACCTCGGGCGGAAGGAGGAGGCGGAGAGGCTCTGGGAGGAGTCCCTTAAGAGTCAGCCGCATCATCCTGAATCAACTTACAGCCACGGTCTGGTTCTCTGGCGCTCTGCCAGGATGACCGACGAAACCCTGGCCAAGCAGATGGAGGAAGTGCTTCGTTCCCACCCCGAAGATTGGATCAATCACTACCTCTTGGGGTTGGTGCACCTGGAGAGCGACGATTGCAGCGAGGCGCTCAAGATTTTTGAGAGCATTCCCGAGTCGGATGCCCGGCTTAAGGAGCTGAAACCGGCCATGGAGTACGCCCAGGCGTGCCTCCCCGGTTCTCGAAAGCTTTTACGTACCTTTGAGGGCCACACCGCCAATGTGAACTCCGTGTATCTAAGCCGGGACGGATTGTCGGCGCTGTCCGGAAGCGACGACAGGACACTCAGGCTCTGGGAGGTTGAAACAGGCCGCTGCGTTAGAACCTTTGAAGGGAGCGAAGGCGCGGTGAATGCCGTCTGTTTCAGCCGGGACCGGCATTATGCCTTGTCCGGGAGCGGGGACTACACCCGCAGCGACTTTTCCGTCAGGCTCTGGGAGGTCTCTTCAGGCCTCTGCCTGCGCATCTTTGAAGGGCATGAAGCCAGTGTGAACGCGGTTTGCCTAGATGGAAGCGGCCGACTGGCGTTTTCAGGCGGCGATGAAGGAATCGTCAAGCTCTGGGAGGTTGAAACGGGCCGTTTAATTCGCAACCTTCAAGGACACCGGAGGTCGGTGACCTCCATTGATCTGATCAATGACAGGCGGCATGTTTTGTCCGGAAGCGGCGATAAGACAATCAGGCTGTGGGAAAGCGACACCGGACGCTGTCTGCGCACCTTCGAGGGACATGAGGGGCCGGTGACATCCATCGCTTTGAGCGACGATGGGAAATACGTCCTGTCGGGGAGCGCGGATAACACCCTCAAACTCTGGGAGACCGCTAGCGCTCGTCTGGTGCGGACCTTTACCGGACATAGTGACGAGGTAACCTCGGTCAGCATGACCCCGGAGGGTCGGCACGCCGTCTCGGGCGGCTTTGATAATACGGTCAGGTTATGGGAGCTTGACACCGGACGCTGCTGGCGCACCTTCCTGGGGCACAAGTCATGGGTTCTCTCTATCAGCGTGAGCCGGAACGGGGAGTATGCCCTGTCAGGAGATGTCAGCGGCGCAATCAATTACTGGAGGACCAGCTGCAGCGCCAGACCTGAACCCTCACCCCTGATCCTCTCCAAGATACTAACGAGTGAGGCGGTTTTGACCGCTGAGATTAACTACGAGAATCACCTGGACCGGGCTCAGAAATACCTCGAGCAGGAAGACCTTCCCAGGGCCGCGGCTGAGATACGAGAAGCCCGAGCCCAGAAAGGATACGCCCGCAGAGCCGAAGCGATGAAGGCCTGGACGGACCTGTATGCCCGGCTGCCTCATCAGGCCTTAGCCGGAGGATGGGAAGAGGCCTCCCTTGAAGGTCATGAGTCCTGGATACGTTCAGTTGTTACGAGTCAGAATGGTAAGTTAGCCCTGTCTGGCGGGGCAGATGGCGCTCTGAAATTGTGGGATCTGTTTAGTAAACGTTGCCAGCGGACGTTTGAAGGCCATAAAGGCGGGGTCCTGGCTGTCTGCCTCAGCCGGGACAACGCACATGCCTTTTCAGGCGGCGCTGATCAGACTCTGAAACTCTGGGATACTGGCACGGCTTCCTGTCTGCTGACGCTGGAAGGGCATGAAGCCAGTGTCAATGCGGTCTGTTTGAGCCAGGACGGCCTGCTGGGCTTGTCGGGCAGCGAAGACCGCACGGTCAAAGTCTGGGACCTCGCCACCGGTCGCTGCCTGCGCACCCTGGAAGGTCATAGGTGTGCGATCAATTCCATTCGCTTCGGCCTGGACGACCAATATGTCCTCTCAGGAAGCGGTGATCATACCCTTGAGGAAAACGTTCTCAAGCTCTGGGACCTCGCCGCCGGCCGCTGTCTGTGCACCCTGGAAGGCCATGAGGGCGTTGTATATGCGGTCGCCTTGAACCATGACTACCGTTACGCCTTTTCTGGCAGCGGGGATACCACCCTAAAAATGTGGGACATCACCGCCGGGGAGTGCATCCGCACCTTTAAGGGTCACACCCAGGCGGTGAACACGATCTGCCTCAGTCAGGATGAGCGATACATCTTATCCGGAAGTTCTGACAACACCCTTAAAATCTGGGAGGTGACCACCGGCCGCTGCCTGCGCACCTTTGAAGGACACACGGCCAGTGTGAGTTCAGCTTCCCTGAGCCATGACGGCCGGTACATCGTCTCAGGAGGCGAAGACAATATTCTGAAGATATGGCTCCTGGACTGGGAGCTGGAAGGCCGCGAACTTAGCGTTTGGGATGAGGGGGCCCTGTCTTATCTCGAGACTTTTCTGACAATGCACATACCTTACGCCGCGGAGCTGCCGCGGGAGGGCGAGGTCTCAGATGAAGAGGTCACCCGGAGACTGACCCGCCAGGGAACAACAGCCTGGAGCGACGATGATTTCCAGGGCCTGCTGGACATACTGGGCTGGGCCGGATACGGTTGGCTTCGGCCAGAAGGAATAAAAATCAGCCTTCAGTATCTGGCCCGGAGATGGCAAGGTGCGCCGGAACTGGAAATAAAGGAGGAACAACCAGAGGCTCCTCTCAGGAAGAAGTCTCCGCAAAGGGCCAGACCGGGGCTTACCAAACGGTTATTAACGGGGATCAAAGGGCCTTTCGCTCGATAA